Part of the Bacillus andreraoultii genome is shown below.
TAATCCGTTTTTTAGAAGAATATATTTCTTACAACTTGAAAATTTATCCTTATGAGAAATAATTATTTATTCAACACCTAGAGTAGGCTGTTCGAAATATAGGATTTAACTAAACAACTTTACGCCCTTTATTCTGATTTTTACTACACAAAGATAACAAGAGCAAAGAACATGATGATAACAATTTGACTAACATTTTGGAAGAATCCTAGAGCCAATTGACAATAAAAGGAGGATGGGAAAAGTGAAAAACATTGGTAATATTGTACAATTTCAAATTTATTCAACAATGGGAAATCCCGACCCAGAACGATTGCCCGTCGTTTATGAAGAATGGGAAAGCCGTGCTCGTGAAATTTTGGAAGATGGACCATATTATTATGTTGCCGGCGGGGCTGGTGGAGAAAAAACGATGAAGGCTAATCTTGAGGCGTTTCATCGTTGGAAAATTATACCAAGGATGTTTCGCAACGTTGAAAATCGAGATCTCTCTGTTGAAATATTGGGTCACACCTTCCCTTTCCCCATTTTGCATGCGCCAATCGGGGTACAATCCATCATTCATCCAGACGGAGAAATTGCCTCAGCAAAAGCATCTGCAAGTTTAGGAATACCTTATATTGCAAGTTCTGCTTCGACGGTTCCAATGGAAAAAATTGCTGAAGCGATGGGGGATGCTGCGCGTTGGTTCCAACTATATTGGAGTAAAAATCCTGATATTACCGCTAGTTTTGTGAAGAGAGCAGAACAATCTGGGTATTCTGCCATTGTCGTTACATTAGATACACCCATGATGGCTTGGCGTGAATATGATTTAAAAAATGTTTATTTACCATTTTTAGCGGGAGAAGGCGTTGGTAATTATTTTACTGATCCTGCATTTGTTGCAAAACTTGAAAAATCACCTCAAGAAGACCCTATGTCAGCCATTATGTACTGGACTCGAATTTTCGGAAACCCAGCATTAACTTGGGATGATATCGCCTTTTTAAGAAAGCAAACAAACCTACCGATTCTATTAAAAGGGATTCTTCATCCAAACGATGCGAAACTTGCTTTACAATATGGGGTAGATGGAATCATTGTATCGAACCATGGAGGAAGACAAGTTGATGGGGCAATAAGCACATTGGACGCGCTTCCGAAAATTTGTGAAGTAATTGATCAAAAGATACCAGTCTTCATGGATAGTGGAATTAGACGTGGTTCAGATATAATTAAAGCAATCGCACTCGGGGCAAAAGCTGTATTCGTTGGAAGACCATGTATGTATGGACTAGCTGTAAATGGAGAACGTGGAGTCAAAGAGGTGTTACAAAATCTGATTGCTGACTTAGATATCACTTTAGGCTTAACCGGGTTAACATCCGTCGAAGAAATTAACTCATCGATTTTAATAAAGAATGAATCGTTTTTACCATTTAAAGGCTAGCTAAAAAACAATAGCTAGCCCTCAAGATAACCATTATGAGAGGATCATAACGTTCTTAATGAAAGATTCCCGATTCCTTCGACTTTTTCTTTAAATTTTCCGTCTTCTTATTAATATACTCCTTCATATATCCACCTACGATAAACGCAACAAGACCAAATACACAGAGATATATTGTATCAAATCGTACTTTCTTCCATAGTATTCCTCCTGTTGCTTCCCTCATCATATCAATAGCATATGTAAACGGTAAGATTGGATTTATATTTTGGAAAAACTTTGGTAGTAATACAACTGGATAGGTTCCTCCTGATCCAGCAATTTGAAGAACTAACAAAACAATAGCTAAAGCCTTTCCGACATCTCCAAATACAGAGACTAAAGTATACACAATTGTAATGAATATAAAACTACAGAAGATACCAAATAAGACAAACCATCCCGGTTCTGCTACTTTCACCTTTAGTAAAAAGAGGTCCCCTACTGTTACAATGAATGATTGAAAAAAACCAACCGTAGCAAATGTTAATAATCGTCCAATATAAATATCACGAGAAGAAAATTCTTCCGGATTATCTAGTTCGGTTGATAATAACGAAATTAACAATAAACCACCGACCCATATTGCCAAAACTGTATAAAAAGGGGTCATCCCGGTTCCGTAGTTTTGGACTGAAAAGATACTATTTTCTTTTAAAACAACGGGTTCTGCAAAAAAACTTTCCTCAGAAGTTGGATCGTTCCGCAAAAGATCAATTATTTCATTAATATCAGATTCTCCCCTTATTTTTCGTATTTTATTTGCAAGAGTTAATACTTTATCATTAATATACGGAAACTCCCCACTTACAAAGTCCAACATATCTTTTCCTTTGTTCACATTGGTATTCGTTCGATTAAGGATTGTTTCCACTTCAGGAATTGTATTATGGACATCTTCTAAAATTGTTTTTGCTTTTTTGAGCCCGTCTTGTACTGCTTCAATCTTTTGATTAACAAATGGTTCAATTGCTTTTTTATAATTATTCATAAAAGCATCCACTTGATCACTCACTGTTTGCGATTTCGCTTTTATATCGGGAATGATTTTCTTAATTGCTTCATTCTCTTTATTCGAAT
Proteins encoded:
- a CDS encoding lactate 2-monooxygenase, with product MKNIGNIVQFQIYSTMGNPDPERLPVVYEEWESRAREILEDGPYYYVAGGAGGEKTMKANLEAFHRWKIIPRMFRNVENRDLSVEILGHTFPFPILHAPIGVQSIIHPDGEIASAKASASLGIPYIASSASTVPMEKIAEAMGDAARWFQLYWSKNPDITASFVKRAEQSGYSAIVVTLDTPMMAWREYDLKNVYLPFLAGEGVGNYFTDPAFVAKLEKSPQEDPMSAIMYWTRIFGNPALTWDDIAFLRKQTNLPILLKGILHPNDAKLALQYGVDGIIVSNHGGRQVDGAISTLDALPKICEVIDQKIPVFMDSGIRRGSDIIKAIALGAKAVFVGRPCMYGLAVNGERGVKEVLQNLIADLDITLGLTGLTSVEEINSSILIKNESFLPFKG